Part of the Nostoc sp. ATCC 53789 genome, TCCCTTGTCCTCCTCATCTAACCACTCCTCTGAAAAATGGAAAAAGCGTTGCGAAGTTACTTCGCAACGCTTTTTCCAAGAGGGTATTATTTTCTCCCGCCCTTGATTGCTGTTGGGGAGATTTCTGCCCCTACTCTGTCAAGACACCCGAAACCTGGAGTCACACGATACAAATTCAGGTTATTCCTGATGAAATGCTACTGGAAAACTTTATCAATCTTTACTTCCTTGTAGGTTTTGGATCAGGGGTTGCTGGTTATTTTGAACATTAGTTGAAGAATAGTGGGCGATGACAAATACGGGTAGGGTAAGAGTCAACAGAGCGATCGCAGTTCCCACAATGTCTGCCAAACGTTGGGAATATGTGTCGGTAGAATTGGCAGACTGGCTATTTGAATTCATACAAAGTTGAAGTTATTCGTAACACTGTGTAGGTCTACTCTCTGGTTGAGAGTCTTAATGCTATGTTAGCTATTTTTAAACTGTAAAATGTGTAGCACCTTACAATCTAAACCAGTTAGACAACTGTCATAATAGCCTTTTTATACATGGAGTTCTTAATACAAAGTTACAACTAAACAAATCATGTTTTATTTTGTAATTAATATTTTCAGATGTTTCCCTGTATGGTGTAATGGTTTGCATACGCAAAGCCAACTTTGACAGCATCATAAATTACATTTTTTCGCTGCTTAAAGATTAATTAGCAAAACATATTTGTCTGATACTTCATGATTATAACATCCTAAAATGCCTTTGATAAGGTCATTTTACTGGAATTGTTAATTTGTGATACAGGACACAAAACCGCAAAAGCACTGAATATCTATCAATGGTTTCGATTGTTATCCGGTAGTTATACACACAAATATTTGACACCAAAGAAGAAATGGTAGGAATGTTTTTTATAACCAATCATAATTACCGAATAAATACAGATAGATTAACTGTGTTGGGCAGCATAGATTCAGTGATAACACTAAATAAATATTTTAGAATTTAAATCTTAATATCTATGTAATGTCACTGCATTTTTGTCAATCTATATATAGGTAGAGTAAATAATATTTTAGAAGGAGGCGTATCAGCTAAAAAAACCGCCACTAAATATAATAGGGCGGTCTGGTTAAGCAATCGGAGGGTAATTACAGATTACTCTGCTAATAATTGAAATTGCTGTAACGAAGTTTGCATTAGATTGGGCATTGGGCAAGAGGACAAGGGGACAAGGGGAAAGACTTGTTTCAAGTTCTCACCTCTTGTTCCCTTGTCCCCACTCCCCACTCCCCACTCCCCATTCCCCATTCCTCAGTTCCTTCCGTAAACACTAATTGGTTCTTTGATAAATCGGGTGTAAAGATGCTTAAAGGTAGACTTAATTACGCGAGGCATACCAAAATCAATGGGCATCAACTTGTCTGGTAGCCGCCAATCTTCTATTTTTAATAAGTCGGGATTTAAATGTGGAAACTCGATAGCAGCAAGTTCTGGACAAACTCCTAGCCTTTGAGAAGCTGCAACTGTAGGTACTTGTTCAGGAGGAACATTGAGGATTTCTACCATTGCTCGATCTAAAGCAAATATATCTGATGCGGCTGCTAAAATTCCCAGTTGGCGAGGTTCACCATTACTAGGGCCATTTCCTTCATGACCGATGATGCCATCTAATATGGTTAAGTTAGGGTTAATTGCTCTAGCAGTTTCTACTAACATTTCACCAAATCTATTCGCATCTTTTCCGGCTTCCATGTGCCACCAAGCTTTCATTTTGCCAGGGACGCAACCAAACAAGTTTTTTACGCCCAGTGTTAATGTCAACTGGGCATGTGATTTAACTTTAGGTAGATTAATTACTACGTCTGCTTCCATTGCTTCTTTAGACAGTCGCAGATGGTTAAAGTTATCACTAATTGTTTGGTAACGCTGACCTTGAAAATCGATGATGGGAAGATTGAGTTCTTCTAAAATAGGCAGATAGCCATTTGCTATTGCTACGCCCTTGGCACTACCAAAAGCAGGACTATCGCCCAAAAATGGCTTACCGCCAACCTCAATTACCATCTGGGCAACTTCGTAAACTAGCTCTGCACGGGTGATACACTCTTTACCAGGACGTGAGCCTGTAAGTAGATTTGGTTTGAGTAAAACGCGATCGCCTTTTTTTACAAACGCTGCTATTCCTCCAAAAGGTTCCAGCAGTGTAACTAAAGATTCTCGTAAAGCCTCTCGTTCGTAGGATATAGCCCGAATCAGACTGACAGATGATTTTTGAGTCTGCATGGATAATAAATTACCAGTAATGAAGATATTCTTCTTCCTATTTATACCAATTCTCTAAAATCTCGCGTACTAGTGGTCTATCGCATTAATTTTGCTAGGTTTGTAGTGAGCGATTTATCGCTCAAATCAAGGACTAAAGTCCTTACTACGAACTTTTATAACCCTTCAGAATTAATGAGACAGACCACTAGTACAGCACGGCGTAAATAAACCACCCATTCCAAATCAACGAAACGCTTACGCTGTATTCATTTTTAATTTTTAATTTTTAATTCCGCTCTGCGATACTAGCTTAACCTCTGCCGTAACCACAAAGCCAATAAAGGTAACGCTAGTTGATAACCCTGTTCAGCACTATAAATTAAACCTTTGTTCTGTAATCCAGTCAGCGATCCCTGAAGACTACCACCTCTTGAAAGACCATGTTTTTGAATATATTCTTTACTTTGTGGTTTATCTGTAGGATCTAAAGCCAAAGATTCTAAAAGATGCACCTGATTGGCTGGCAATAACATGAGTAAAGATTCAAAAACTAAAGACAAGTCTTTGAGCAATCCTTCTATTGCCTGCTGTACTGCTGCTTCACTAATTAACCCATCAGGATAAGAAAAAGTTTGCAGGCGGCGAATTATTGCCATTGCGTCGCCAATGTGTCCTTGGACGGCATCTAAAAATAATTGTAGTGCTTGGGAGCGAGAATCAAATTTCATTCCTTGTATATGCAATATCTCCCTAGCCCACAATGCCAAAACGTCATTAGCTAAGGGAGCTAACTGTATAGTTTCTAGCGGATAGTTTGTCTCATCTGGATGATGGCTGATCTCAGCTATGGTTGCTACTAAGACGTAGCTGACATGACTTTGTACATTGATTTCTCGTCTGAATGTGGCTTCCCACAAACCATTACGATCCCAAGAGCGAATGTGCGGAAAACTCTGCAAAATCAGCACTACCCGCTTATTTAAAGCAATAGCCATAATTTGGAGCAAATTGAGCAAAATTTCAAATGCTTGCCATAACTGCTTTTGGTTCAGGGAACGCAATGACTTAAGTTTGCCTTCTGGATGAAAAGCAAAAAACTCATTCCCAAAGTTGCTTACCCAGTCTTGAATTTGTGCTGCTTCCCAGTTTTGGCTAATTGTCTCTGTTAGCAGGAGGATAAATCGCTCTCCATCTGTCGCGCGGATGCAGTCTATCTCCAAGACGATCGCACCAACTTCTTGAGCAGCCCCTCGCACTAAAGTTCGTCGCCCACTACCAGGTACGCCAGTAATCAGCAAGTCTCCATCTTGGGCTAGTACTTCGACAATCCGCTGAAATTCTAGCGATCGCCCAACTAATTGTAAAGGAGTAGACAAATCCAAATTCACCTAGTTTTGCCCTTGGTTTTAATCCCCACTTAACGGCAAGCATACTCACTTCCATGACTACTGAGCAAGCATTGAAAGTAATGATGATAATAGTCAATTTTTATTAGTGCTTGTTTTTATTTAGCACTTATTTTTAGTGCTAAATTTTATTTAACACTAGATTTAAGAAATAAATATGGTACAGGCAGCATCTCCCATCGCACCCCAAGAAAAGCAATCCACCGTTTGGCATACTTTGGAAATTTCTGAAACGATCGCTCACTTGCATAGTGATGCTGAGAATGGTTTGAGTAGTGCAGTAGCCAAACACTTATTGTCTGAAGTGGGAGCAAACGAACTCACAGGCAAGAAAAGCAAAGCTTGGTGGTTAAAATTTTTACTGCAATTTAACCAACCACTGCTGATTATTTTGTTGTGTGCGGGTTTAGTAAAGGCGCTAACTGGCAGCTTGGTGAATGCTGGTGTTATTTGGGGAGTGACTACCACCAACGCCATCATTGGATTTATTCAAGAATCAAAAGCCGAAAGTGCGATCGCAGCCCTCGCCAAAGCAATTACCACCGAAGCAACTATCATCCGAGATGGTCAAAAATTACGCATTGCTTCTGGTGAGTTAGTGCCTGGAGATATTGTTTTACTAACTTCTGGTGATAAAGTACCAGCAGATTTACGGTTAATTAAAGTTAAAAATTTACAAATAGATGAATCTGCCCTGACTGGTGAATCTGTAGCGGTAGAAAAGAATACTCAAATTTTAAAGCCAGATATTGCTCTCGCCGAGCGCAAAAATATGGCTTATGCGGGTGGCTTCGTTACCTTTGGGCAAGGTACTGGTGTTGTAGTTGCCACAGGGAACAGCACAGAAACAGGGCGAATTTCTCAGTTAATGGAGCAGCACACAGATATTTCTACTCCCTTAACTAGAAAATTCAATAAATTCAGCCAGAATTGGCTGTATATGGTGTTAGGATTAGCAGCCCTCTGCTTTGTAGTGGGATTAAGCTTTCGAGGTTTTCAAGAAGCTTTAGAAGCAGCAGTCGCTTTAACAGTCAGTGCGATTCCTGAAGGATTACCAGCAGTCGTGACAGTCACCCTAGCCATAGGTGTTTCTCGGATGGCACGACGCAACGCCATTATCCGCAAATTACCAGCCGTAGAAACCTTGGGAAGTGCAACTGTTATTTGCTCTGATAAAACTGGGACTTTGACAGAAAACCAGATGACAGTACAGGCAATTTATGCGGGGGGATATCAATATACTCTCACTGGTATCGGTTACACACCGGAAGGCGAAATCCTGATAGATGACAAACCCGTGAACCTCAACAGCCATAAAGGTTTGCAAGAATGTTTAATCGCAGGCTTGTTGTGTAACGATTCCCATTTAGAAAAGAAAAATGGTAGGTGGGTAGTAATGGGAGATCCCACAGAAGGGGCATTAATTGCATCAGCAAATAAAGCAGGTTTTAGTCAGCCTACCTTACTTAAGCAAATGCTAAAGGTAGATGCGATTCCCTTTGAATCAGACTTTCAATACATGGCGACTTTGCACGCCACACCCCAAGGTAAGACTATTTATGTCAAGGGTTCAGTCGAGGCTATTATTCAGCGTTGCACTCTGATGTTGAACACTGATGGACAACCCCGCCCGTTAGATTGTGTAGAAACATTACGGCAAAGCAGCATCGAGCGGGAAGTCAATATTATGGCACGGCAAGGCTTGCGGGTATTAGCTTTAGCGAAAAAACTAGTACCCGATGGGCAAAATACCCTAGATCATCCAGATATTGATACCGGGTTAATTTTCATCGGCTTGCAGGGAATGATTGATCCGCCGCGTGAGAGTGCGATTAAGGCAGTACAAGCCTGTCAGGAAGCGGGAATTGAGGTCAAAATGATCACTGGCGATCATGCTATCACAGCACAGGCGATCGCTTATCGCATGGGCATCAACAAAAATGGCTCAGTTCTGGCTTTCACAGGTGCAGAACTAGCAAAGATGGATAAAACAGAACTTGCCGAAGTTGCCCAAGAAGGTGTAGTTTTTGCCCGTGTCGCCCCAGAACAAAAGCTACGTTTAGTCGAAGCTTTGCAATCAAAAGGTGAAATCGTTGCCATGACAGGAGATGGTGTCAACGATGCACCAGCCTTAAAACAAGCAGATATTGGTATTGCGATGGGTGGTACTGGTACAGAAGTTGCCAAAGAAGCCGCAGATATGCTGCTTACCGATGATAATTTTGCCTCCATTGAAGCTGCTATAGAAGAAGGACGGGCAGTTTATAAAAATCTGCTCAAGGCAATTTGCTTTATTTTGCCTGTCAACGGTGGTGAATCAATGACAATTTTAATTAGCACATTGCTAGCCAGAGATTTACCAATTTTATCTTTACAAGTTCTGTGGCTAAATATGCTCAATTCTATTACTATGACAGTGCCTTTAGCCTTTGAGCCAAAAGCGCAAAACGTCATGCAAAAAGCGCCTCGTCATCCTAATGAACCATTAATTTCAGGGAGTCGGTTACAACGAATTTTGGCAATTTCTCTATTTAATTGGATTGTCATATTTGGAGTATTTGAATATATCCGCCAAACTACGGGTAATATCGATTTAGCGAGAACAATGGCGATTAACGCTCTCATTGCTGGACGGATATTCTATTTATTGAGTATTAGTCAATTAATTCCGAATTTGATTGCCAAGATGGACGGCACAATTAAAGAAAACGTTGATATTCCTGCTATTGGCTTTGGGATTTTAGGAGCAATTATTTTGCAAATTATTTTTGCTCATGTGCCATTAATTAATGAAGTTTTTGAAACAGCACCATTAAACTTGCAGCAGTGGCTATTTTGTTTAGCAGTTGGTTCACCAATGATTTTGTGGGCTACAGTAGTAAATCGTTTTGATCCGCCAAATTAAATCCAGCCAAAAACGAACCGCAGAGAACGCAGAGAACGCAGAATCATGAGAGATTTTTTGCTCAGTTACTTATTTTTCTCTCTGTGTACTCTGCGCCTCTGTGGTTCGTTAAAAAAATTGACACTAATCGATCTGCTTTGATTCTCGACTCAGAGGTAAAATACCACTCATCTGTTCTAGATTTAGCACTGTGGCTAATTCTGCCTCATTCATCAATCCGCGTTCTAAGACAATCTGCCGTAAAGATTTACCAGTTTCTAAAGATTCTTTGGCGACAGCGGCGGCATTTAAATAACCGATGTGGGTATTTAGTGCGGTTACTAAGGCTAAACTACCTTCTGCATAAGCTAAACAACGTTCCTGGTTGGCAGTAATTCCCTCAATGCAACGTTCTGTAAGGACAGCGATGGTATTACCCAGAATTTCGATACTGTGAATCAAGTTATAGGCAATCAACGGCATCATCACATTTAATTCTAATTGTCCGGCTTGTGCGGCTAATGCGATCGCACTATCGTAACCCATCACCTGAAAACACACCATTGATGTCATCTCTGCCATCACTGGGTTATATTTCCCTGGCATAATCGAAGAACCGGGTTGCACTGGGGGAAGTTGTATTTCTTTCAAACCTGTTTTTGGCCCCGAATCCATCAGCCGCAAATCATGAGATATTTTGACTAAATCCTGCGCTAAGTTGCGTAAAGCACCAGAAACATTTACAAATGGGGCCATACTCTGCATAGCTGCCATAAGATGCGGTGCAGGTTCTAAAGGAGTGTCAATCAATTCTGAAAGAACTTCTACCACACGGGCGCGATATAGAGGATGAGTATTTAACCCCGTTCCGGCTGCGCTACCTCCCAAACCCAGAACCATTAAATCACCAGAGGCGGTGTAAATCCGGTTTTGATGTTCTGCAAGAATTTGCGCCCATGCGCGAAAATTTTCGCCCAAACGCACGGGTACAGCGTCTTGTAAGTGGGTTCTGCCAGATTTGACGATATCTTGAAATTCTACAGCTTTGTTTTCTAAAGATGCGATCGCCTTCTCTAAAGCTGGGTGTAATGTCTTAGATAATGCCAATAATCCACCAATCCGAATTGCGGTAGGAATCACATCATTGGTAGACTGCCCATAATTAACATGATCGTTAGGACTAACACGTTTATAATTGCCCTTTTCTTCACGCAGAATTTCTAAGGCGCGATTTGCCAAAACTTCGTTGATATTCATGTGGTGGGATGTTCCAGCACCCGCCTGATAAATATCCACGACAAATTGA contains:
- a CDS encoding DUF362 domain-containing protein; this translates as MQTQKSSVSLIRAISYEREALRESLVTLLEPFGGIAAFVKKGDRVLLKPNLLTGSRPGKECITRAELVYEVAQMVIEVGGKPFLGDSPAFGSAKGVAIANGYLPILEELNLPIIDFQGQRYQTISDNFNHLRLSKEAMEADVVINLPKVKSHAQLTLTLGVKNLFGCVPGKMKAWWHMEAGKDANRFGEMLVETARAINPNLTILDGIIGHEGNGPSNGEPRQLGILAAASDIFALDRAMVEILNVPPEQVPTVAASQRLGVCPELAAIEFPHLNPDLLKIEDWRLPDKLMPIDFGMPRVIKSTFKHLYTRFIKEPISVYGRN
- a CDS encoding ATP-binding protein yields the protein MNLDLSTPLQLVGRSLEFQRIVEVLAQDGDLLITGVPGSGRRTLVRGAAQEVGAIVLEIDCIRATDGERFILLLTETISQNWEAAQIQDWVSNFGNEFFAFHPEGKLKSLRSLNQKQLWQAFEILLNLLQIMAIALNKRVVLILQSFPHIRSWDRNGLWEATFRREINVQSHVSYVLVATIAEISHHPDETNYPLETIQLAPLANDVLALWAREILHIQGMKFDSRSQALQLFLDAVQGHIGDAMAIIRRLQTFSYPDGLISEAAVQQAIEGLLKDLSLVFESLLMLLPANQVHLLESLALDPTDKPQSKEYIQKHGLSRGGSLQGSLTGLQNKGLIYSAEQGYQLALPLLALWLRQRLS
- a CDS encoding HAD-IC family P-type ATPase; amino-acid sequence: MVQAASPIAPQEKQSTVWHTLEISETIAHLHSDAENGLSSAVAKHLLSEVGANELTGKKSKAWWLKFLLQFNQPLLIILLCAGLVKALTGSLVNAGVIWGVTTTNAIIGFIQESKAESAIAALAKAITTEATIIRDGQKLRIASGELVPGDIVLLTSGDKVPADLRLIKVKNLQIDESALTGESVAVEKNTQILKPDIALAERKNMAYAGGFVTFGQGTGVVVATGNSTETGRISQLMEQHTDISTPLTRKFNKFSQNWLYMVLGLAALCFVVGLSFRGFQEALEAAVALTVSAIPEGLPAVVTVTLAIGVSRMARRNAIIRKLPAVETLGSATVICSDKTGTLTENQMTVQAIYAGGYQYTLTGIGYTPEGEILIDDKPVNLNSHKGLQECLIAGLLCNDSHLEKKNGRWVVMGDPTEGALIASANKAGFSQPTLLKQMLKVDAIPFESDFQYMATLHATPQGKTIYVKGSVEAIIQRCTLMLNTDGQPRPLDCVETLRQSSIEREVNIMARQGLRVLALAKKLVPDGQNTLDHPDIDTGLIFIGLQGMIDPPRESAIKAVQACQEAGIEVKMITGDHAITAQAIAYRMGINKNGSVLAFTGAELAKMDKTELAEVAQEGVVFARVAPEQKLRLVEALQSKGEIVAMTGDGVNDAPALKQADIGIAMGGTGTEVAKEAADMLLTDDNFASIEAAIEEGRAVYKNLLKAICFILPVNGGESMTILISTLLARDLPILSLQVLWLNMLNSITMTVPLAFEPKAQNVMQKAPRHPNEPLISGSRLQRILAISLFNWIVIFGVFEYIRQTTGNIDLARTMAINALIAGRIFYLLSISQLIPNLIAKMDGTIKENVDIPAIGFGILGAIILQIIFAHVPLINEVFETAPLNLQQWLFCLAVGSPMILWATVVNRFDPPN
- a CDS encoding aspartate ammonia-lyase, producing MTEHTDSQFRIERDSMGDRQIASSVYYGIQTLRAIENFPISGIKPLATYVDAGLIIKKATAIVNGELNCIPQDISQAIVQATDEILAGKFRDQFVVDIYQAGAGTSHHMNINEVLANRALEILREEKGNYKRVSPNDHVNYGQSTNDVIPTAIRIGGLLALSKTLHPALEKAIASLENKAVEFQDIVKSGRTHLQDAVPVRLGENFRAWAQILAEHQNRIYTASGDLMVLGLGGSAAGTGLNTHPLYRARVVEVLSELIDTPLEPAPHLMAAMQSMAPFVNVSGALRNLAQDLVKISHDLRLMDSGPKTGLKEIQLPPVQPGSSIMPGKYNPVMAEMTSMVCFQVMGYDSAIALAAQAGQLELNVMMPLIAYNLIHSIEILGNTIAVLTERCIEGITANQERCLAYAEGSLALVTALNTHIGYLNAAAVAKESLETGKSLRQIVLERGLMNEAELATVLNLEQMSGILPLSRESKQID